The following coding sequences lie in one Streptomyces xiamenensis genomic window:
- a CDS encoding DUF397 domain-containing protein, which produces MTTRWQKSSFSSGNGGENCVELARLPGGRVLLRESTRPGTVLDGSRARGAALLAAVKQERFAPLPRPRPRRSPPLSRTGH; this is translated from the coding sequence ATGACCACACGCTGGCAGAAGTCCTCGTTCTCGTCGGGGAACGGCGGTGAGAACTGCGTCGAACTCGCCCGCCTCCCCGGTGGGCGGGTCCTGCTGCGCGAGAGCACCCGGCCCGGGACCGTCCTGGACGGTTCCCGGGCCCGTGGTGCGGCGTTACTCGCCGCCGTGAAGCAGGAACGATTCGCCCCGCTGCCGCGACCGCGTCCCCGGCGGTCGCCCCCGCTCAGCCGAACCGGCCACTGA
- a CDS encoding helix-turn-helix domain-containing protein, with protein sequence MPPRERPTARQARLGAELRKLRERAGRTARETAAMLGTDQGKISHIESGRIGVSEQRIRRLADYYGCADTPLLDALSAIAGEHRGQHWWDEYRGVLPPRFLDLAELEFHSTRMRILHTVNVPGLLQTEEYIRAVNGSNPADDVEPYVEYRLRRQSVLDGSAPPSFDVVLHEAALRMRFGGRQVVRAQLEHLMKSSELPHITLRVIPFTNERFYEATQPLLYAHGVVPQLDTVQMDTPIGGILLTADDQLEGYREFFDGVHDFTLSPGESRSLIHHIAREL encoded by the coding sequence ATGCCGCCGAGGGAGCGTCCTACCGCCCGGCAAGCCCGCCTGGGAGCAGAACTGCGCAAGCTGCGCGAACGCGCCGGCCGCACCGCGCGCGAGACCGCCGCCATGCTCGGGACCGACCAGGGCAAGATCAGCCACATCGAGTCGGGCCGGATCGGCGTCAGCGAGCAGCGCATCCGCAGACTCGCCGACTACTACGGCTGCGCCGACACGCCGCTGCTCGACGCCCTGTCGGCGATCGCCGGCGAGCACCGCGGGCAGCACTGGTGGGACGAGTACCGCGGCGTGCTGCCGCCCCGCTTCCTCGACCTCGCGGAGCTGGAGTTCCACAGCACCCGGATGCGCATCCTGCACACCGTCAACGTCCCCGGGCTGCTCCAGACCGAGGAGTACATCCGCGCCGTCAACGGCAGCAACCCGGCCGACGACGTGGAGCCGTACGTCGAGTACCGGCTGCGCCGCCAGTCCGTCCTGGACGGCTCCGCCCCGCCCTCGTTCGACGTCGTGCTGCACGAGGCGGCGCTGCGCATGCGGTTCGGCGGCCGGCAGGTGGTGCGCGCCCAGCTGGAGCATCTGATGAAGTCGTCCGAACTCCCGCACATCACCCTGCGGGTGATCCCGTTCACCAATGAACGCTTCTACGAGGCCACCCAGCCGCTGCTGTACGCGCACGGGGTGGTCCCGCAGCTGGACACGGTCCAGATGGACACCCCGATCGGCGGCATCCTGCTCACCGCGGACGACCAGCTGGAGGGGTACCGGGAGTTCTTCGACGGCGTCCACGACTTCACCCTCAGCCCGGGCGAGTCGCGTTCGCTGATCCATCACATCGCGCGGGAGCTATGA
- the pstA gene encoding phosphate ABC transporter permease PstA — protein MSTTDTTTAKTTSTGHRSLLVKQGNANARGVKNRFATGVLTAAMAIAVVPLILIIIEVTRRGIGAIHWDFFTTDEPSYRQEGGYRAGFVGTAYVMGGAILMSVPLGLATAIYVVEYGRETRAGRRLSDLIRFFTDVMTGIPSIFVGLFVYGFLVSSTGGLGQGFNAFAGSVAIAIIMLPIVARSSEEMLKLVPDEWRNASYALGASKSRTVLTTVLPAAAPGLATGSMLAVARGAGETAPLIMTILGSQYLVSSYFEGAQGAVPLQIYRGARQQFEAGIERAWGGALSLFLLVLLLVVLARWLGSKANKLK, from the coding sequence ATGAGCACCACCGACACCACCACCGCGAAGACCACGTCCACCGGCCACCGCAGCCTGCTGGTGAAGCAGGGCAACGCGAACGCCCGGGGCGTGAAGAACCGTTTCGCCACCGGGGTCCTCACGGCCGCCATGGCGATCGCCGTCGTCCCGCTGATCCTCATCATCATCGAGGTGACCCGGCGCGGCATCGGCGCCATCCACTGGGACTTCTTCACCACCGACGAGCCCAGCTACCGCCAGGAGGGCGGCTACCGGGCCGGCTTCGTGGGCACCGCGTACGTCATGGGCGGCGCGATCCTCATGTCCGTCCCGCTGGGTCTGGCCACCGCGATCTACGTCGTCGAGTACGGCCGCGAGACGCGCGCCGGGCGGCGGCTGTCCGACCTGATCCGGTTCTTCACCGACGTGATGACCGGTATCCCCTCGATCTTCGTCGGTCTGTTCGTCTACGGCTTCCTGGTCTCCTCCACCGGCGGGCTCGGCCAGGGCTTCAACGCCTTCGCCGGTTCGGTCGCCATCGCGATCATCATGCTGCCGATCGTGGCGCGTTCCTCGGAGGAGATGCTCAAGCTCGTCCCGGACGAGTGGCGCAACGCCTCGTACGCGCTGGGCGCCAGCAAGTCCCGTACGGTCCTCACCACCGTGCTGCCGGCCGCCGCGCCGGGTCTTGCCACCGGCTCGATGCTGGCGGTGGCCCGCGGCGCCGGTGAGACCGCGCCGCTGATCATGACCATCCTCGGCTCCCAGTACCTGGTGAGCAGCTACTTCGAGGGCGCGCAGGGCGCGGTGCCGCTGCAGATCTACCGGGGCGCGCGGCAGCAGTTCGAGGCCGGCATCGAGCGGGCGTGGGGCGGCGCGCTGTCGCTGTTCCTGCTGGTCCTGCTGCTGGTGGTGCTGGCCCGCTGGCTGGGTTCGAAGGCCAACAAGCTCAAGTGA
- the pstC gene encoding phosphate ABC transporter permease subunit PstC, translating to MSATLSRQRKRIADPAFRWFVTLAGASVFVILAGMVIRTTNDAWPIFQYTGFFDFLTGDQWLAGSSRTDSDFTGTYGAWPFIYGTMVTALIAIVIALPLALCVAFYINQLAPRRLRNPLSYSVEMLAAVPSIIFGMWGFFWLLPNVLRPFLEWLESVLGWLNIAGWKPFEGPVFGSSYLAAGIVLAIMILPIITAIVREVIAVNPVDQQHAAYALGATRFEVMRKVVLPSSFSGIVAASMLGLGRAVGETVAVMMLIGSTKNWDGSLLSAGDSMAAHIAARFGEATPETTKALMAIGVVLFLFTMIINIGARLLVWRIGRVSGDAAV from the coding sequence ATGTCGGCCACACTGTCCCGTCAACGAAAGCGGATAGCCGACCCGGCGTTCCGCTGGTTCGTGACCCTCGCCGGCGCCAGCGTCTTCGTCATCCTCGCCGGGATGGTCATCAGAACGACCAATGACGCCTGGCCCATCTTCCAGTACACCGGCTTCTTCGACTTTCTGACCGGTGACCAGTGGCTGGCCGGATCCAGCCGCACCGACAGCGACTTCACCGGTACGTACGGGGCCTGGCCGTTCATCTACGGCACCATGGTCACCGCGCTGATCGCCATCGTGATCGCCCTGCCGCTGGCCCTGTGCGTCGCCTTCTACATCAACCAGCTGGCGCCCAGGCGGCTGCGCAACCCGCTGTCGTACTCCGTGGAGATGCTGGCGGCCGTGCCCAGCATCATCTTCGGGATGTGGGGCTTCTTCTGGCTGCTGCCGAACGTGCTGCGCCCGTTCCTGGAGTGGCTGGAGTCCGTGCTCGGCTGGCTGAACATCGCCGGCTGGAAGCCCTTCGAGGGCCCGGTGTTCGGCTCCAGCTACCTGGCCGCCGGCATCGTGCTGGCCATCATGATCCTGCCGATCATCACCGCGATCGTCCGCGAGGTCATCGCCGTGAACCCGGTCGACCAGCAGCACGCCGCCTACGCGCTCGGGGCCACCCGCTTCGAGGTGATGCGCAAGGTGGTGCTGCCCTCCAGCTTCTCCGGGATCGTGGCCGCCAGCATGCTCGGCCTGGGCCGCGCGGTCGGCGAGACGGTGGCCGTGATGATGCTGATCGGCTCCACCAAGAACTGGGACGGCTCGCTGCTGTCCGCCGGTGACTCGATGGCCGCGCACATCGCCGCCCGGTTCGGGGAGGCGACGCCGGAGACCACCAAGGCGCTCATGGCGATCGGCGTGGTGCTGTTCCTGTTCACCATGATCATCAACATCGGGGCCCGACTGCTGGTGTGGCGGATCGGCCGAGTCTCGGGGGACGCCGCCGTATGA
- the pstB gene encoding phosphate ABC transporter ATP-binding protein PstB yields MSVFDIQGLGVSYGAFTAVGDISLEIPRNKVTALIGPSGCGKSTVLRCLNRMNDLMDATVSGKVIYNGEDIYGPEVDAAEVRRRIGMVFQRPNPFPKSIYENVAFGPRLNGFKGDLDQLVEESLRSVALWDEVKDKLGDPGTALSGGQQQRLCIARAIAVQPDVLLMDEPCSALDPIATLKIEDLIRELESSYSIVIVTHNMQQAARVSEMTAFFSVDIDDEQGMRTGALVEYDTTEKIFNNPGSTRTEDYISGRFG; encoded by the coding sequence ATGTCGGTGTTCGACATACAGGGGCTGGGGGTCTCCTACGGGGCCTTCACGGCCGTGGGGGACATCAGCCTGGAGATACCGCGCAACAAGGTCACCGCGCTGATCGGCCCCTCGGGCTGCGGCAAGTCCACGGTGCTGCGCTGCCTGAACCGGATGAACGACCTGATGGACGCCACCGTCAGCGGGAAGGTCATCTACAACGGCGAGGACATCTACGGGCCCGAGGTGGACGCGGCGGAGGTGCGGCGCCGGATCGGCATGGTGTTCCAGCGGCCGAACCCGTTCCCCAAGTCCATCTACGAGAACGTGGCGTTCGGGCCGCGGCTGAACGGCTTCAAGGGCGATCTGGACCAGCTGGTCGAGGAGTCGCTGCGTTCGGTGGCGCTGTGGGACGAGGTGAAGGACAAGCTCGGCGACCCGGGGACGGCGCTGTCGGGCGGCCAGCAGCAGCGGCTGTGCATCGCGCGGGCGATCGCCGTGCAGCCGGACGTGCTGCTGATGGACGAGCCGTGCTCGGCGCTGGACCCGATCGCCACGCTCAAGATCGAGGACCTGATCCGGGAGCTGGAGAGCTCGTACAGCATCGTGATCGTCACGCACAACATGCAGCAGGCGGCGCGGGTGTCGGAGATGACGGCGTTCTTCAGCGTCGACATCGACGACGAGCAGGGGATGCGCACGGGCGCGCTGGTGGAGTACGACACCACGGAGAAGATCTTCAACAATCCGGGCAGCACCCGGACCGAGGACTACATCAGTGGCCGGTTCGGCTGA